In Drosophila miranda strain MSH22 chromosome XR, D.miranda_PacBio2.1, whole genome shotgun sequence, the genomic window CCCGTTTCATGGAGTACGTTGTCTTTCTGTTTAAGTATTTTGATTGCGTCAATCACTTTTTGAGGTTTGAGTTCTTTTTTGATTTCGTCAATATCAATGTTCCGCAAGTCGTTGGAGTAGATGACCCCTTTGAAGAAGTTTAGTGTTTTGTGCTCGGTTGCTATTACTTCGAAGTCGTGGAATTTGGTTATTTTCAGAAATCTAGTAGCCTGGGctgttccttttgttttgactTGAAGTGATCCGTCTCTGATTTTTTTAACCGAGTCTACTTCACCGCAACACTGGTAATCTATGactttttttattataaaagGGGAGATGTTGTCAAAAGATTTCTGATCTGTTCTGTTTATTGATATGTATTTTGGTTCTAAGAACGTTGTTTTGTCCCACTGCACTATGGTCCAGACgtcgtttttttttggcataaAGTCTAGTTTTAAAGCTAGAGCCTTGAAACTTTGCACAATTATTTTGAGTATTTTTATaaaatttcggtttttttttttttagattcGACCACGACATCACCCCCCTTCCCCAGCATGATATAGCCAGCACCTCAGATTTGTTTAACACAGAGCTCGAAATTAGAGCTAGAGCTTTTAAATTTTGTACATATACTTGTATACTTTTACTTGTTCTTGCAACACACCACCCCTCACCACCCTCCAGGACCACCCACCACCCTCCACCGCTATAGTCcagaaattgtttttttttttgcataaaaTCGGAAATGTAAATTACATACTTCAAATTTATTACATTTTGTTGTTAAATCATTATATTTAATATCTTATTTAAAATTatctatatttatatttaaactATGGAAATTTATTACACACTAATTTTTTTCTTAAATGACCTCATCTTCTTCTTCTAGTTCTATGTAGTATATATTAtaatcagaatcagaatcagattgCGAGTCGTTTTCGTATTCACATGAATCTTTGCTTTCGGTAGAGGACAATTCCAGAAGACTTAATACTTCTTTGGAAAGAGgctttttcttgtttttcctTTCCCTCTCCTTTAAACAGACACTCGATAGTAATGGATCCGAGGAATCTATCGCTCTATAAAAAATGTCAGTCATAGTATTTACCCGACTATTTTTCCTTGCATGTGATAATCTGTCTTTTTTGTACATTTTATTCCGTTCCTCTGAAgcattttctcctaaacatCCAAGTGGAACCAACGTCGAATTGTTTATTTGAAAACCGTGGACTAATACTTTATGAATCGTTGGGGACATTGGGTACCACGGATATGTTTGCATATATAAGCAAAAAGTACTCTCCCAAAAAGAACGAAATTTTTCCGAATTTATATAATAGTTACACGAAATTGCGATTAAGATTATgtaaaaattatttaaaaggGCTTCGCTAAAGTTGGTTATGGTTGATAGTAGCTTAGTGTTCGCAAAAGCTCTTCTTGCCGTATTCCCATCATTGCTATTTCCGTTGCCATTCTGTTTTGGCATGCTTATACGTAGACCCATATCTTTCAAAATCTTTTCCTGAATATATTTTTTCCGAGTGCTCATTTTAATCTTATTATCACCTTTTATATGCCATTTTTGTATCTCTATTCTGTATGATATGTTCAAGACAAATTCTAGAAACCGGATCCAAGCATGTAATGGACTTACTCCAAATTTCAAAGCTCCAAGCTTTGGGGTAAAGGTTTCTGAACTAAAATCTGTAATTTCCAATACTTTTGTCGGGGTGACTCCACATATTGGACAACATTGAGTAGATTTAGTTCCAGTTAATACGTTCAGCACTTTTCCATCTATAAGTCTCATATGCATTTCATAGGTAACTACTATGTCAACATTCTCAACTAATTTATAAACAAAGGGTTTAAGAGTGTTAATTTGAAAATCTAAATctttttttctataattatGTGTGCAGTAGTTTCTTTTACTAGATCAATTTTTAGCGGTCTGCAAAATCTAATAGACTGCGGTGTTCTATTTATCCAGATGTTCCGATGATAAGTGTCTGTAATTTGTATGGGTATAACAGAAGTTACAAATAAAGAATGATCTGAAAGCTGACTGCCAGGTATTTCAGTTAAAAACTTCTGCTTGTATATACTATGACCCGTTGAGCCATCAAATCCGTAGCTGCAGATTAATTTGATTTCAGATGCATCCGGGAACTGCTTGAAACATCGGACTGCAATTTAATTATTCGATGTGCTGTATGATCCAAAAGATTTTGTAATGGCACTAGAGCAGTAGTTTCCATTACTTCTATGCACTCTGGTCGGCACTGTAATTTAGCTTCCATTACTTGATTATAGCTAGGATAAATGTCGCAGTTATGACTTTTATTTAAAAGCCTAGTGTTTGTATACTGCTGTTTGTTGAGTGAATTTTCCAGGAGGTAAGCTAAAGCTTCATCTGGTGAAAGTGGAATGGGCTTTTGCAATTGAAGAAGCTTTTTCGATTCAGTCAGGTATTCAGGTGTTCTAATTGTTTTTGTTAGGACAAAAGCCACGTCGGTCTTGCGTTCTTTCTTAGCAGAAACTGCCGCAGCATGCATAAAAAGATtcgtgttattattattatcatttGCAAGATCAGACgccagtttcctttttaatcTTGTCCCTGCATTTGTATAATGTAATGTTGGACGTCCCATTTTCTTTGGTGTCTTACAATTTTCATCAACAATAATAGTTATTTTAGAAGCCATCCATTTAGCATGAGTGGTCATAAACCGTTCCATCATTTTGTTGCACTTCAGAAGGTTTCTTTTAATGAAGGATTCAAAATTACTGATTTTTTGAtctatttctgtttttttttcattttccaaATGGTTGTTATTGATTTTACTGTAAATCCAATGTGAGACAGATTTTTTTTGTCGATTGTTGCGCCGAATATCGATGAGATCGCTATGCAAAAACTAGAACTTTCCTGAATGTTAACAAATTTAAAGAAAAGGGGCCAAAACGGGCCAAAGTTGTTACTTTCCAGTCAATTACAACAGTTGTAGGTACAAACTCACATAGTTAGTTTTTCTCAGCAGAACTCAGTTCATTTGTTATATTCTACGAAACACAGGGGACGCagctaaattttctacaaaaaTACACATAAATTGGACATTGCACAACACTTAAATCTTGGGACTACACAtaaaataactaaatacaTTAGATACTACATACCTTTATcttcattttccatttttagcCGAATTTATTTGAGCAAATTTACTCGATCGTCACGTAAAAATGTAAACAAGTAATTTGGCGCCAATTTTTTTCCCAAAATCAGCTGATCGATTGTTCACTTTCAAAAGCTCGCAAAAAGCTTCAGGGAAgctaaataatttttttttttcatttttaataTGTATGATGAATTTACTTTGATAATTTGTAAGAAAGAACGTAATCCATTCACATAAAAATTTCGATTTTATGCCAAAAAAAACGAATTCTGGACCATAGTGCACTGTGTGAGCAATTTTGGGTCTGGTGGTCGCGACATTGCGCTCGAGTTAGGGCTGCTGGCCGCTGCACTTGCATTTTTAACTGTTCACTTGGTGTGTTTGATATTCagccaggctccgtttttcactttcacaaaagttttccgatttacttttgaaatcacataaattgggGCTCTCTTTTTCCCATTCCGCAAGATTTCttcgttttcaaaacgaaaacattttcgttgacgaaatgaaaagtaaacggctttttatacaacaaaacgaaccttaattgcaaaaggaaaaaaatagatgacttattgatgcattaacataaacttgATACCTATATCAGGGTAATTTAACTTgtgctttctttataaataattttattttaacccAACCTCAAATTTGGTTCGGACAAAATtggccacagcaacaacaaatttcGTTTTGGTGTAAGCATCTGACGCATTCCGATTTGGTTATCGGAACGTTGGCAAGTAATACATTTTTGCGTATAACAGCACAAATGTGCACTTTTACTACTTTTACACGTTATCATCGATACACTAAGCCTGCCTATTCATTCCCCCTTCATCTTATCATTACGGgcggttaataaataaatagataaataggaataattaatataataaatataaataagttacatatatatataatatgggcggacttaaattaggggattaacatatacatataaatggagacgtctaacaaaaataaataatgggaGTAAATAAGTTAATTGATGctttttttctctctccctAAATGGGCGAGGGACCCGCACTACGTGGCCAGGATAGTTTCCTCGAGACCAGCAAAAAGCAAGCCAGGATGGCGGAGCTGTGACCTATTCCCTATGGATTTGCCAACAAAAAGAATAAATTTGGGGTTTCTTTACTCCACCTTTGGAGCGGACTCACTCTTGTGCTTTTTGGGTCTACTTTCCGTCCCGCTGGTCAGCTCTAAAGTTCCTGGTGTTTCACTGATCTTGATCCCCTGGAATCACAcatttatttatctttttatCGGGTGATGGCCACTACTCCATCCTCATCCcactcactttttctttcagaaaaaaaaatcACTAAATCACTATGTCCGGCGCGCATGCTCCTCCGTTGCGGGAATTTCTTTCTCTGAACCCCCTCTTGGCTTAGCTGCTCTGTTTAATGCTCCCGGGCCGCTGATCCCCATCGCTCTCTCTTCTATCGCCCTTGAactaggttcaagggcatggcCTGATTCGGGCTGCTGGCGGCTCTCTTTCTTTGGGGTGTGGGTGAGTTGGCTTCGGGACTCCGTTATGGGATGAGATCGGAAATCTTCTCTCATAACGGCTCTGGAGAGCGCGCGGAACTCTCACTCTCCAGGACCAGGTGGCACCACTCTTGCTAAccttttccccttaaattttggccTTGCCACTATGTTCGAACTTCTTTCCTCCTCACCGCTTCTATGGGATATCACCTATCGATATCTTCGCATGCAACAAAGTTTTTTTGTCGATCCGAAATGACTTCACAAATCTGAAAGCTTTACCATtagcaatttaattttcaatacGCATGCTGTTACTCACAGTTCGTCAGACATGTTAAATACACAAATGTTGCATCTAAGATGTCTAGATCTTCTTAGATCACGTAATTTCTGCAATCGTTTTGCTTCAAAAcaagcaattgaaaaaataaaaggcatTTTAATCACGCTGTATTTTTACAAAGCAGCCAGgtcagctgtttttgtttgccagaaacgatgaaaaaagaaacatatcgataaaaaaaatatgtgaaaactggagcaccttaaaacgaaaacgaaacgttttggctgaaaacgtaatccgcaaaagtaaatgaaaaacggagcctgcctgATTGCCTTTTTTTGAGTTTGCTTTCTGCACTTGAATGTTTTTATGTgtcgtttttgttgttagATTTGCGTTTGCTGTTGCTTAGCTGCTGGCGGGTCTTTACTTGACGAAGTCTAGACTGGCACTGATGAACAGTGTAAATACATTCCAATGCATCCGTTTATATGAGCCTTAAAGATTTTTGATAATGTTGGTGAATATAGTGCAATCCATCTATTAACAACGACAAAGTTTTCATTTCCTACTGTTATCATTACGAAAGCTCGTGGATATCGTACACTTGCCATCGACCATGCACGTAGATGCACCGTCACACAGATGATCTTTGATTTCCACCCATTGCAGGTTGCACATAAATGTAATGAAGTGATCGGGCCGGCCATAATCTGGAACGTACGTCATCGCGTCTTGCGCGTATTCGTGCATATGACGCGGACTGCCGGTGTGAAACAATTTTCTGAAAAGTCCGACATCATTCACATTGCCTTCATTATTAATGACATCCCTCAAATAAATTTACCAGCACGTAATTCTCACAGATGAATTCAATCTGATGTAATTTAATCGTTCGCTTTCGATTTTCGCATACGTATCGACTGCGCATTGATTGAAAAGTCTTCTTAATAATTCATCGCGCTAAGCCTTTTTATCGTTTTCAGATCCTATgagaaataaattaaaaataaataaaaattaaataaatttttcTCATTTATAATTAAGTATTGTATTCAAACCTCTTTTGTTGGGTCGATCATTTAAATGCTAAATGATATCCATCTTCCCCACAACAGAACAAAATGGAATACTGTAAGGCATTATATTAACAATGCGTTTCCAAAATAAGTTTAAGCTCCGAATTCCTACAATGGCACACAAGTCTTTTCTAACAATTAGAATGATAACCTCATCGATTGTAGGTGCATTAAATGTAGatacaattttaaaatttGAAATTGAAAAGTACTATCTTTTCagtaccaaaaaaaaaaaaaacgtattCAGTCGTTGTTTTTTCTCTTTAATACACACCCAAAAACTTATTCACGAAGAATCGAAAGTGTGTTAAAGAAGCAAGGCTTCAAAttaatgaaatgaaatgaagtgataattttttttttctcacgTATAAAGTGCAACTATATCGTGCACTACTTAGAAAGTGTTCTTCGCATAATTAAACAAAATGAGAGTATCtgaaaatttaaaaattgtttGAAGTCAATTACTATGTGTGGTCTATTTCTATGCGTATCGTATTGATCAGTTGTTTGTGGTAAAACGCGTTTGACCGCTTCTCGACTCCTACTACATATGTAAACTTAAAAAATAGAATCCCGTGACTCTACAGGGAGCTAActccgaaaaaaaaaaaaacggcaCAATCATACATAGGTCGTTCCCGAAAGTACTAGGGGCTTTCGTCTGTATGTTCCAAAGAGATCGCCAGCGTGAGGTCTTGGATGGTAGTCGACCCACCCGATTCTttacccacccttccatgatttcCAGTTGTGAGAAGGTTCTGGAAATCCCTATAACTCTCACCCTACCCCATTACGTCACAATGTCACTAGGAAATTATAAGTCTATTCCATATTCATTGCTAACGTAACTGTAATCGAAGggtattttaattttattatttattttatttttcgttGGAGCATAGTCGCTTGGATGCAAATATGAACTTAAGTCTAATACATAATGTTCTTAtttctatatactgtatgtaTGCAGAAGGCATGGACATACAATATACACTCAGCGTAACCACTGGCGAGCTGCTCAGCGGTTCCCACGCGCCGCTATCGGTCTGCACATAAGTGGCTGATCGAGTTTCACGTGCGCTGGAATGTTTGGATATTTAAGTGTGGTCGCTTTATGTATTTGCATTGTGAAAAAGTGAAACAAAATATTTAATGTATGGATAAACTTTAATATACTGGGCAGGCATATTACACCACCACATTACCAGAAAACAACTAGCAAACACAAGTTCTTCCTACCAAACATAATAAAAGTATTTAATTTCGACCAGTAGGAAAATCAATGAGAGGAAACaaaattaatgaaaaaaaTGTTGCTTAATCAATAAAGGATAGAGAGAAAAATTAGAGATACATATCTATATATAAACGATAGGGTATATGAATAGGATATGAGAATATCAGACCAGTGATCCGCAATGAAGATCCATGAATTTTTCCATCAAGTTCCCAAAGGAAAAAAACTCGTCCCCACATCAAGGTTGACACATGAAGAGTACTCCCGTCAATGGTGCTGTGGGCGCAGAACTTTGGAGGAGCTGGGTGGGCTACCGATCGTAGCCAGGGCCCTATGGGCGGAACAGATACAAAATCACgagggctaagaaaaaaaaaccaatttTTCCCTACAGTGCACTTGAACATACCGTTTTTCTGACTTTTCCAAAGAGATACGAGTGTTGTTCTCTTCTGGCAGAGATGTGGGACGCACGGTTTTGCAAAAACAATTGGTGGCGAGTCGTGGCAAATAGGCACCTTAAGCCCGGGTAGTTCCCTTGCTAGTTTTCTCGGCGCACGGTTATTAATTTCCCCCGATTTTCGAGAAGCACACAAAGCACTGGATTTTCGaagtttttttaaattttgttgGTTTATTGTTTCTTGCATTTGGTTgctttaaaatatatatttgttACCGAGGCGGAGACAATCGATTTGAGCCGATTTGAATTTTATAAAAAGAACACACTTGTGCTTTTGGACTGCTTAAATAAGTGCTGCgatggacctatttcaggctgaggtaagctcagtcacgtccaggggtcaatccacaagaaatttgtagaaaagGATGGACCTTCGAGGGGGACGTCAGGGTTGGCCTATCTTAGAGAGGGTGGATCGTGGCTTGGTCGAGCGTCGCTAGTGGTGTGCGTCGGATGGTGTGTGTGGGCGTGGGGCGGGGTAGCGTCGGTGCCTCGGTTTAGCACTTTTAAATTCTTAGATTAGTGCAACGTGTCTACTCGGGGCCGGGGCGGGGTCGAAATGCAATTCGCTGTTTTGGCGATCGTGGGTTGACCTGGTTTCTGTTTCCTCGTGTTTTGGCGACCTGGGTTTGTCGTTGGGTGTTTGTCGTAAGTTTCCGCGGTGTCATCTTTTTATagtcgatgaacccggaagacTGCCTGGTCGGTTGCTTGGTCTGGAGTTGGGGAAGTTTACGTGACCTGGTATGTTTGGTCAGCGTTCGTGGAGTCGGCGCGTGTCTAGTATATTGTGCGTTGGGGGAAGGATTGTATCGAACCCTTTTATATTCGTTATACGTTGGAGCTCTCGCGTCTCTTCCGCTCCGTCGGCGGATTTGTGGGGCGCGTGGTCGTGGTGCCCGGTGAGCGTTGCGTTACTTCTCTTGCCAGCGTCAGCGCTCTTTGGTAGGTTAGTGGGCTTTTCGGGCTCGTGTTCGCGGAACTCCCTTAGGTCGTTGATGTTCGCTGTTTTCTGTTTCTTGCTTTCGCAATGCTGTACCTTGGCGATATTCAGCGACGGAAAGCTTTTGACCCGGTAGTGGCCGTCGAACTTGGAGGCTAGCTTTGCTGCGATACCCTCGCCGGTGTTCGAGAGGTGGTGTTAGCGTAATAGTACCAATGACCCGATGGCGGGGCGCCATAGTCGCCGGCGGAGGTTAAATGTCTGGCGACATTTCTTTTAGCCTCGTCGCCTTGCTGGTGGCCGCCTCTGGGGGGGCGCTTCCTGTTCCAGGCGTGACTTCGTCGTATAGGGTGCCGGGAAGTCGGGGTTTCTTCCTTGCAGGAGGAACGCGGGGCTGAATCCGGTCGTCTCGGAGACGCTTGAGTTGATTACCAGTGACATCTCGGGTAGGAGTTGGTCCCATGTATTCTGATGGTCGTCGACGAACTGGGCGATCATAGTTTTCACAGTCCTATTGGCTCTCTCCGTCGGTTTTTCTTGTGCGCAATACGGTGCCGTGTGTTGCACCTCAACGACTGCGGCTCGTAGGAATGTTTTGAATGATCGGCTGGTGAACTGGGTTGTTGTCGCAGACGAATAGTTTTGGCACGCCGAAGCTGCTTAGTATTCGTTTCCTGAAGGCTCGTTCTATGATCGCTGTTGTTGCTTTCTTGAGTGGGACCAGTTCTACCCACTTTGAGAAAGTATCGAAGAAGACCAGTAGGATGGCGTTCCCGTGCTTggaccgtggtaatggtccGACGAAATCGGCACACAGGGTGGCGAAAGGTTCCTCGGTTTTGCGTGTGAGCATCCTGCCCACGGCCTTGCGTTGTGTGGTCTTGAACTTTTGACAGCTGACGCATCCCTGAACGTATCGTCGTACGTCCCGGTGCAGTCCTTGCCAGAATGGTCTTCCGGACGCCGAGGTGGCCTGCTGTTGGCTCGTCGTGGCATTCGCCTAGTACTCTTGTTCGGCCGTTCTTGGGCACGCATAGTTTCCTCGGTAGACGGCTAGGTATTCTTTGTCGGTGGCGTAATAGTTCTTTGTTGAGGCATCAACTGACGTATGCGATGACCCGCTCTttcccttcgatctcttgggtgaggacTGCGCTCACTCCAAGGTTGCTTGCGTCCGTCTGCAGGGAGAATTTGACATTGAAGTCTGCGGCAGGCGAGTACTGGTGCGGTGGTGAGCAGTGTTTTTAGCTCGTCGAAGGCGTCTTGTTGTTTTTGGCCCCACGTCCATGCTTTCCCTTTCTTCAGTAGTAGCGACATTGGTTGGACCACGGTGGCGAAGTTTGGGACAAATCTACATGCCTACCTATTGTCGTAGTTCCTTTATAGGCTCTGCACAGTACCTCAGTGTGAATAGCCTATTAGGTTGCGGTGGCCTGAGATCTTTTACGACCGCAATTTTGTCGGGGTCCGTGTGGATACCTTCTTCGCTGGTCATCTGGCCCAGGCATTTTATCCGGCGCTGGAAAAAGGTACACTTGTCCGTGTTTGCCTTGCGTAGTCGTGCGAAAACTACTTTCACGTTGTTCAGGTGTTCCGTGAAGTTTttcccgacgatgacgatgtcgtcgAGATATGCGAACACGAACGTTCGTTGAGCTGTCGATAGTCTACGCACATACGCCATATCCCGTCCTTTTTACGGACCATGACAATTGGGCGCTGTGGGGGCTCCGAGATGGTCTTCAGCTATCAGTTGGTCGACCTGTTCGTCGATGATCCGCCACATGGCTGGCTTTTTCGGGTAGTACCGCTGTGTTATGGGTCGGTTGTCCCTCATGACGATGGTATGTTCCGTAAGATATGTCGTCCCTCGGAGACCTGGAAGTGTTGGCAGTTCCTCATCCAGAAA contains:
- the LOC117186127 gene encoding uncharacterized protein LOC117186127, with the translated sequence MHMRLIDGKVLNVLTGTKSTQCCPICGVTPTKVLEITDFSSETFTPKLGALKFGVSPLHAWIRFLEFVLNISYRIEIQKWHIKGDNKIKMSTRKKYIQEKILKDMGLRISMPKQNGNGNSNDGNTARRAFANTKLLSTITNFSEALLNNFYIILIAISCNYYINSEKFRSFWESTFCLYMQTYPWYPMSPTIHKVLVHGFQINNSTLVPLGCLGENASEERNKMYKKDRLSHARKNSRVNTMTDIFYRAIDSSDPLLSSVCLKERERKNKKKPLSKEVLSLLELSSTESKDSCEYENDSQSDSDSDYNIYYIELEEEDEVI